A portion of the Granulosicoccus antarcticus IMCC3135 genome contains these proteins:
- the iscR gene encoding Fe-S cluster assembly transcriptional regulator IscR yields MKLTTKGRYAVTAMLDLSLHGDSGPVSLADISTRQEISLSYLEQLFSKLRRKGLVNSTRGPGGGYRIARDLHLVSVSEIIGAVNESVDATQCAGKENCHSHGRCLTHDLWEGLSAQIEDFLSSVSLQDMIDQQRVQSTSLRQDRILVQRPSV; encoded by the coding sequence ATGAAACTGACTACCAAGGGACGATACGCCGTTACAGCCATGCTTGATCTGTCGTTGCATGGTGATTCCGGGCCGGTTTCTCTGGCGGATATTTCCACTCGTCAGGAGATTTCCCTGTCCTATCTTGAACAGTTGTTTTCCAAGCTGCGGCGTAAAGGGCTGGTCAACAGTACAAGAGGGCCGGGCGGTGGTTATCGCATCGCCAGGGATTTACATCTGGTTTCCGTCTCAGAGATCATTGGCGCAGTCAATGAGTCGGTCGATGCCACGCAGTGCGCAGGCAAGGAGAATTGTCACAGCCACGGACGGTGCCTTACTCACGATTTGTGGGAGGGGCTTAGTGCGCAGATCGAGGATTTTCTCAGCAGTGTTTCATTGCAGGACATGATAGACCAGCAGAGAGTACAGAGCACCTCACTACGTCAGGACAGAATATTGGTACAAAGACCCTCTGTGTAG
- the sufT gene encoding putative Fe-S cluster assembly protein SufT → MLQKIVVTKRECRARRVPTGEPQIIPANQFVTITQDLGGSFTVTWRGNMLRIDGIDADVLGREMLTAPAFDEDNEGTDVSEKNVWLALESVFDPEIPINLVELGLIYDVAIEQTTGIVTIQMTLTAPGCGMGPVLVSDVEDRVSTVPNVKKVVVELIFDPPWSREMMSEEAQLEAGLFF, encoded by the coding sequence ATGTTACAGAAAATCGTGGTTACCAAGCGCGAATGTCGCGCGAGGCGTGTTCCCACCGGCGAACCTCAAATAATTCCTGCCAATCAATTTGTCACTATTACCCAGGATCTGGGTGGTAGCTTCACGGTCACCTGGCGTGGCAACATGCTGCGAATAGACGGAATTGATGCCGATGTTCTGGGCCGTGAAATGTTGACGGCGCCGGCTTTCGATGAAGACAATGAAGGAACGGATGTAAGCGAAAAGAACGTCTGGTTGGCGTTGGAAAGCGTATTTGATCCTGAAATCCCTATCAACCTCGTTGAATTGGGCCTTATTTATGATGTGGCGATTGAGCAAACCACCGGCATTGTCACCATTCAAATGACACTGACGGCACCGGGTTGCGGCATGGGCCCTGTTTTAGTGAGTGATGTGGAAGACCGGGTAAGCACTGTACCCAATGTCAAGAAAGTCGTTGTCGAGTTAATCTTTGACCCACCGTGGTCTCGCGAAATGATGTCTGAAGAAGCTCAACTGGAAGCTGGATTATTCTTTTAG
- a CDS encoding SufE family protein — protein sequence MAKLPSSTEIIDDLAFFDDWEERYQYIIDLSKQLPVLSDADRTDDRLVKGCQSSVWLKTNTNTNQDKLHFSADSDAIIVKGLLVLVLAAYQDKSAQEILEFDMDGYFKELDLERHITVARGNGLRSIVGKIRQEATQA from the coding sequence ATGGCAAAACTACCTTCAAGTACGGAAATCATTGACGACCTGGCCTTCTTCGATGATTGGGAAGAGCGCTATCAATACATTATCGATCTGAGCAAACAGCTGCCAGTATTGAGCGATGCAGATCGCACTGACGACAGGTTGGTCAAAGGTTGCCAGAGCAGTGTCTGGTTGAAAACCAATACGAACACAAACCAGGACAAACTGCATTTCTCCGCTGACAGCGATGCCATCATTGTCAAAGGCTTGTTGGTGCTGGTATTAGCGGCCTATCAAGACAAAAGCGCTCAGGAAATCCTGGAGTTCGATATGGATGGCTACTTCAAGGAACTGGATCTGGAACGGCATATCACAGTCGCTCGGGGTAACGGATTGCGCTCTATTGTTGGCAAGATCAGACAAGAAGCAACACAAGCCTGA
- a CDS encoding aminotransferase class V-fold PLP-dependent enzyme, translating into MSFDVQTLRAQFPILSTQVNGKPLIYLDNAATTQKPQVMIDALVGFYTQCNANVHRGAHALSDEATRRFENARNSVLTFMNATRREEVIWTKGTTEALNLVANGLSKKLEKNDEIVVTEMEHHANLVTWQQACEASGALLKVARISDSGELDMEHFESLLSERTRFVAFPHASNALGTLNPITAMTAMVKSRGDALVLVDGAQGIAHCEVDVQAIGCDFYAFSGHKLFGPTGIGVLWGRYDVLETWPVWQTGGEMISTVDYQHATWGELPYRLEAGTPNIAGAIGLGAAVEWFTKQDFAALRQHESEVLKYAMELGSEFPGMTLVGTAREKVGVMSFLVDGTHPGDLGFILDQQGVAIRTGDHCAQPLMKRLGVGGTARVSLSIYNTVEDIDALFVALKKAQQMLT; encoded by the coding sequence GTGAGCTTTGATGTTCAGACATTGCGTGCGCAATTTCCAATATTAAGCACGCAGGTCAATGGCAAGCCTCTGATCTACCTGGATAATGCGGCCACCACTCAAAAGCCACAGGTGATGATTGATGCCTTGGTGGGGTTCTATACTCAATGTAACGCCAATGTACATCGAGGTGCCCACGCATTATCTGACGAGGCGACTCGCCGATTCGAGAATGCACGCAATAGCGTCTTGACGTTCATGAACGCGACCCGGCGTGAAGAAGTCATATGGACCAAAGGCACTACCGAGGCTCTTAACCTGGTGGCCAATGGTTTATCGAAAAAACTGGAAAAGAACGACGAAATCGTTGTGACCGAAATGGAGCACCATGCCAATCTGGTCACCTGGCAACAAGCCTGTGAAGCGAGTGGCGCCCTACTGAAAGTGGCAAGAATCAGCGACTCTGGCGAGCTCGACATGGAGCATTTCGAATCATTGTTGAGCGAACGCACCCGTTTTGTTGCCTTTCCACATGCCTCCAATGCACTCGGTACGCTGAACCCCATCACTGCCATGACGGCAATGGTCAAATCCCGTGGTGATGCTCTCGTACTGGTTGATGGCGCACAAGGTATTGCTCATTGCGAAGTTGATGTACAAGCGATCGGCTGTGACTTCTACGCCTTTTCGGGTCACAAGCTGTTTGGCCCTACCGGTATTGGTGTGCTCTGGGGCCGTTACGATGTGCTCGAAACCTGGCCTGTTTGGCAAACGGGTGGCGAAATGATCAGCACTGTTGATTATCAACACGCCACTTGGGGAGAACTGCCCTACAGGCTTGAGGCAGGTACGCCAAATATTGCGGGTGCCATTGGCTTGGGTGCGGCGGTGGAATGGTTCACGAAACAGGATTTTGCCGCGTTAAGACAGCATGAAAGTGAAGTGCTGAAGTACGCGATGGAACTTGGTAGTGAATTTCCAGGAATGACTCTTGTTGGTACTGCCAGGGAAAAAGTCGGAGTGATGAGCTTTCTTGTCGATGGCACACACCCCGGTGATCTGGGATTTATTCTGGACCAGCAAGGTGTTGCCATCCGTACTGGTGATCATTGTGCACAACCTTTGATGAAACGCCTGGGCGTTGGTGGTACCGCACGCGTGTCACTGTCTATCTATAATACTGTTGAAGATATTGACGCATTATTTGTTGCGCTGAAAAAAGCCCAACAAATGCTGACATAA
- a CDS encoding HesB/IscA family protein, which produces MTVEKFVPNTALITLTPRAIAHFEKQLADKPGSLVRLSTKVSGCTGFAYVIEITDSAVEKDEVLKFSDALSIAVAEQAHDLIRNTEIDYVMEGVNGLIKYNNPNVVNACGCGESFSVG; this is translated from the coding sequence ATGACTGTAGAAAAATTCGTCCCGAACACCGCGCTGATTACTCTCACGCCACGTGCAATTGCACATTTTGAAAAGCAGCTTGCCGATAAGCCAGGCTCGTTGGTACGTTTGTCTACAAAAGTGAGTGGTTGTACGGGTTTCGCCTACGTCATCGAAATCACCGATAGTGCTGTGGAGAAGGATGAGGTGCTCAAATTTTCTGACGCCTTATCTATCGCCGTGGCCGAACAAGCTCATGACCTTATCCGCAACACAGAAATCGATTACGTGATGGAGGGTGTCAACGGCTTGATCAAGTACAACAACCCTAACGTCGTAAACGCGTGTGGTTGCGGAGAAAGCTTTAGCGTGGGATAG